One Plasmodium vivax chromosome 13, whole genome shotgun sequence genomic region harbors:
- a CDS encoding DNA mismatch repair enzyme, putative (encoded by transcript PVX_085160A), producing the protein MENGEGVELNEEQILCLYIDTKKYQKTLGVCFYNYLKYEFLMTEFIDNGYFTALESLFIQKRPYKCFFNSMNDLVDDERLLNLFKMCNIEAVALERKKYDVSNLKEELKLIIPQNDDVRNYDKHLELENACKCLMVLINHLKVKENKDIHYQCSINIHNMDLYMRLDKAAISALNILPNKKNTNSYSNNTSLLKFLNKCNTTIGCKKLMSWLTQPLTSVSEINKRLNIVETFIEEDDLRNSVYCNYLKRIPELDKLNHYLKEINQNNEIKGNSKYNEEMILKDIVKLYYAILDFKQIYFSLVSIEGKHKQTVIEMVVNPLHEILNNFSKLLDMIEMTIDLKEIEENKVYLISKNFDEELEEISNEKNALMKKIKRHKEDVERDLFSDKCDRRYKRTNREDIRLVDCNTNVFLFRVSKKDSTLIQHQKKCISVRMNKNEFLFTTSTLKGLCKQYEHCLNIYNTLQLEIVKKTICAVSTYTPVIEKFIDVVSTLDVLVSFAVVCYNSPFPYVRPTVVEDGENVIMKKSRHPLLELQHNLSNFIPNDIHMNKKESRLIIVTGPNMGGKSTYIRQTAIICILAQIGMFVPCDFCEIPVFSQVMCRVGASDFQLKGISTFLSEMIEASAIVKNADKNSFIIVDELGRGTSTYEGLGISWSIGKYILDHIKCFCLFATHFHEISNIAYQCEGVINRHVETTIDQKQKKICFLYEIKDGASNKSYGVNVAEIAKLPKDVIQRAYEKVEELESAENKYYLKEKLNIDTSSSTNENYKNKISNYMKIKDEINYLFSSSSESEFMDRFMSKKSYLKEFAI; encoded by the coding sequence atggaaaacggCGAGGGCGTAGAACTAAACGAGGAACAAATACTGTGCCTGTACATTGACACGAAGAAGTACCAGAAAACGCTAGGTGTGTGCTTCTATAACTATTTAAAGTATGAATTTTTGATGACCGAATTTATTGACAATGGATACTTCACAGCTTTGGAATCTCTGTTCATACAGAAGAGGCCTTACAAGTGCTTTTTCAACAGCATGAACGATTTGGTTGATGACGAGAGgcttttaaatttatttaaaatgtgtaacATAGAGGCGGTTGCcttggaaaggaaaaaatacgaTGTATCAAATTTGAAAGAGGAgctaaaattaataattccACAAAATGACGACGTTCGAAATTATGATAAACATTTGGAGTTAGAAAACGCATGTAAGTGCTTAATGGTTTTAATAAACCATTTGAAGGTTAAGGAAAATAAAGACATACACTACCAGTGTAGCATTAACATACATAACATGGATCTGTACATGCGATTGGACAAGGCAGCTATAAGTGCGCTGAATATACTTCCCAACAAAAAGAACACAAACAGTTACAGTAACAATACGagtttgttaaaatttttaaataagtgTAACACAACCATCGGGTGTAAGAAGCTAATGTCTTGGCTAACACAACCTCTGACAAGTGTTTCCGAAATTAATAAACGATTGAACATCGTTGAAACGTTTATAGAAGAAGACGATTTGCGCAACAGCGTGTATTGTAATTACCTGAAAAGGATCCCCGAGCTGGATAAGCTAAACCACTACTTAAAGGAGATTAACCAAAATAACGAAATAAAGGGGAACTCCaaatataatgaagaaaTGATTCTAAAAGATATTGTCAAGCTGTATTATGCCATTTTGGACTTTAAGCAAATATACTTTTCGTTGGTATCAATTGAAGGGAAACACAAACAAACGGTAATCGAAATGGTTGTGAACCCCCTGCatgaaatattaaataatttctccAAATTGCTAGACATGATCGAAATGACCATAGATCTGaaagaaattgaagaaaataaagtttatttaatttctaaaaattttgatgaagAACTGGAAGAAATATCAAACGAGAAAAATGCtctaatgaaaaaaattaaaagacaTAAGGAGGACGTCGAAAGGGATTTATTTTCAGACAAATGTGACAGACGTTATAAGAGGACCAACAGGGAGGACATCCGACTGGTAGATTGCAACACAAACGTATTCCTATTTAGAGTATCCAAAAAGGATTCCACCCTAATTCaacaccaaaaaaaatgcatatcaGTTCGCATGAATAAGAACGAATTTTTATTCACAACGAGCACTTTAAAAGGGCTATGTAAGCAGTACGAACattgtttaaatatttacaacaCATTGCAATTAGAAATTGTGAAGAAGACCATATGTGCCGTGTCGACCTACACACCCGTGATCGAAAAATTTATAGATGTTGTATCCACCCTGGACGTGTTGGTATCCTTCGCCGTTGTTTGTTATAATTCCCCCTTTCCGTACGTAAGGCCCACCGTGGTAGAAGATGGGGAGAATGTAATTATGAAAAAGTCAAGGCACCCTTTGTTAGAATTACAGCACAATTTGAGCAACTTCATTCCAAATGACATTCACatgaataaaaaggaaagcagaTTGATAATTGTCACCGGACCGAACATGGGAGGGAAGAGCACGTACATCAGACAGACAGCTATAATTTGTATCCTGGCTCAAATAGGTATGTTTGTGCCGTGCGACTTTTGTGAAATTCCTGTTTTTAGTCAAGTCATGTGTAGAGTAGGTGCTTCTGATTTTCAGTTAAAGGGCATATCGACCTTCCTATCCGAAATGATAGAAGCATCCGCTATAGTTAAAAATGCGGACAAAAATTCCTTCATCATTGTAGATGAATTAGGAAGAGGGACATCCACCTATGAAGGGCTAGGCATCAGTTGGTCCATTGGCAAATACATTTTGGACCACATAAAATGCTTCTGTTTATTTGCTACTCATTTTCATGAAATTTCGAACATTGCTTATCAGTGTGAGGGAGTCATCAACAGGCATGTCGAAACGACCATCGAtcagaagcaaaaaaaaatctgcttCTTGTACGAAATTAAGGATGGCGCATCGAACAAAAGCTACGGAGTTAATGTTGCTGAAATAGCCAAGTTGCCGAAGGACGTGATTCAAAGGGCCTACGAAAAAGTAGAAGAACTGGAGTCAGCGGAAAATAAATACTACCTGAAGGAAAAGCTAAACATTGACACCTCCTCCAGTACtaatgaaaattacaaaaataaaatttccaactatatgaaaattaagGACGAAATTAATTacctcttttcctcctccagtGAGAGTGAGTTCATGGACAGATTCATGTCCAAGAAGAGCTACTTGAAGGAGTTCGCTATTTAA
- a CDS encoding hypothetical protein (encoded by transcript PVX_085170A), translating into MNYEKNDEEMKSRIMKLEKELYEKNEECEIKTQKLILKEKELADKEIQLKKIASVIIN; encoded by the exons ATGAATTATGAAAa GAATGATgaggaaatgaaaagcagAATAATGAAGCTGGAAAAAGAGctatacgaaaaaaatgaagaatgtGAAATAAAAACTCAAAAGCTAATTCTCAAAGAAAAG gAATTAGCCGATAAAGAGATacagcttaaaaaaatagcatcaGTTATCATTAAttag
- a CDS encoding hypothetical protein, conserved (encoded by transcript PVX_085165A) yields MIFLGLNSDYNARINLKIKFIVKSIIKVLTKHLVLISILNLIISLCYNYIVNADSNHQLNIVAHLLRGTFVSSVPSCLTLSLLIFFKEHSLNNYKYKEWNLINVLCVVLTFYSIFYTKTVFSKDYGNNIYDILYVASISYILQKRFNTRKLSIHDFQQCMNTETKNIIELIQKGIILNIMPLICSYVLSFIVDILLTIINSISFNIIVSILTHPFDVILSLPKIYNLSNIYVLTNFSYCVSILSSIWITAILEYHFIIFNFIFNKYDCKILTSLDKFPMHNQCSYHDEFFVVTCIYNYLKDISYRIKGNNIEITNMDKKTKLKLLLFKKLILINASLKYKDEISILSHLCNPINTILFEDNKFWNAYIDSCILCIEDLIGQLKKYINILNHDQTVYSVEEKAELKSVLEKNRINKLKDTIVLTCIYLKGVALWSIAISIICKNVIVSVIRKLSSIIVSLSYVLFDFLNFIKINELYDPLHHLLYEMNSIVDIFKFYKEDILDNKYQYSYNLYKGLSYLFRNKSLRY; encoded by the exons ATGATTTTCTTGGGATTAAATAGTGATTACAATGCtagaataaatttaaaaataaaatttattgtaaaatcAATAATAAAAGTTTTAACTAAGCATTTAGTATTAATAAGCATTTTAAATCTGATCATCTCACTATGCTACAACTATATTGTAAATGCAGACAGTAATC accAGTTAAATATTGTAGCACATTTATTAAGAGGAACGTTTGTTAGCTCCGTACCATCATGTTTAACCCTatcattattaatattttttaaggagCACAGCTTAAACA ATTACAAGTACAAGGAATGGAATTTGATAAACGTATTATGCGTAGTATTAACCTTTTATAGCATATTTTATACGAAGACTGTTTTTTCAAAGGACTATGGGAACAACATATACGATATCCTCTACGTGGCATCTATATC GTACATATTGCAGAAAAGATTCAATACCAGGAAGTTGAGCATTCATGATTTCCAACAATGCATGAACACGGAAACGAAGAACATAATTGAGCTCATTCAGAAG ggaataattttaaatataatgccACTTATTTGCTCATACGTACTGAGTTTCATTGTCGACATATTATTAACAATAATTAACAGCATTAGTTTCAACATTATCGTAAGTATACTGACCCACCCATTTGATGTGATATTGAGTTTGCCAAAAATATACAACTTATCAAACATATACGTTCTTACGAATTTTTCTTATTGCGTCTCGATACTTTCATCAATATGGATAACGGCAATTTTGGAATATcactttataattttcaattttatatttaataaatatgactGTAAAATACTGACGTCGCTAGATAAATTCCCAATGCATAACCAGTGCTCCTATCATGATGAATTCTTCGTCGTTACGTGCATCTACAACTACTTGAAAGATATAAGCTACAGAATAAAAGGGAATAACATTGAGATAACAAATATGGACAAAAAGACAAAGTTGAAACTactgttatttaaaaaattaatattaattaatgcAAGTTTGAAATATAAAGATGAGATAAGCATCTTGAGTCACTTATGTAACCCTATAAACACAATATTATTTGAAGATAACAAATTTTGGAACGCCTACATAGATTCATGTATACTATGCATTGAAGATTTAATTggtcaattaaaaaaatatataaatattttaaatcaCGACCAAACTGTTTATTCTGTTGAAGAAAAGGCAGAACTGAAGAGTGTATTAGAAAAGAacagaataaataaattaaaagacaCCATAGTATTaacgtgtatatatttaaaaggaGTTGCCTTGTGGTCAATTGCCATAAGCATTATCTGCAAAAATGTCATAGTATCGGTTATTAGGAAGTTATCCTCCATCATAGTTTCCTTATCCTATGTTTTATTtgactttttaaatttcatcaaaataaatgaattatatgACCCACTGCACCACCTACTTTATG aAATGAATTCCATTGtggacatttttaaattttataaagaagATATTTTAGACAACAAGTATCAGTACTCCTACAACTTATATAAAGGATTATCGTATCTGTTCAGAAATAAATCCCTAAGATACTAA